The nucleotide sequence ATCAGCGTGATGGGCGGTGAGCAGGCGGCGAACGTCCTGGCGACGGTGAAGGACGAGCAGCAGGTCCGCCAGGGGAAGAAGCCGATGGCCGACGGCGATCGCGCCGAGTTCATGAGGCCCATCCTCGAGAAGTATGAGACCGAAGGAAGCCCCTACTACTCCACCGCCCGCCTGTGGGACGATGGCATTCTCGATCCGGCACAGACCCGCCGCGTACTGGGGCTGGCCCTATCCGCCGCGCTGAACGCGCCGAAGCAGCCCACGCGCTACGGCGTCTTCCGCATGTAGCGCGCGGGGGCCTCCCTTGTTCCGTCGCCTCCTCATCGCCAATCGGGGCGAGATTGCCGTGCGCATCGCGCGCGCCTGCCGCGAAGCGGGCATCACGGCTGTTGTAGTGCACGCCAAGGATGACGCGCGCTCGCTGCACGTCCGCACTGCCGATGAAGCGATCCTTCTCGAGGGTGCCACGCCTTCCGAAACCTATCTGAACCTGGCGGCGATTCTGGACGCGGCGCGCCGGGCCCGTTGCGACGCGCTGCATCCGGGATATGGATTTCTGTCCGAGAATGCCGAGCTGGCGCGCGCCGTCCGGGCCGAAGGCATTGCTTTCGTCGGTCCCAAGGCCGAGACAATCCGCCTGATGGGTGACAAGGTGCGTGCGAGGGAAGCGGCGCGCAGCGCCGGTGTGCCGGTAATGCAAGGCTATGACGGGGGCGGATCGCCGGCCGATTACCAGAAAGAGGCCGCGAAGATCGGGTTTCCCGTCCTGGTGAAGGCAGTCGGAGGCGGGGGAGGGCGCGGGATGCGCGTCGCCGCCTCGAAGAAGGAGCTGCCCGAGGCGCTGGAGGGGGCGCGCCGCGAGGCCAGCGGGGCGTTCGCCGATCCCCGCGTCTTCCTGGAAAAATATCTCCCCTCCGCCCGGCACGTCGAAGTCCAGGTGCTCGGGGACTTGGAAGGCAGGGTCATCTCGCTCTTCGAGCGCGATTGCTCGCTGCAGCGGCGGCACCAGAAGATCATCGAGGAAAGCCCCTCTCCCGCGCTGGACGAAGAGCTGCGCGGCCGCATCTGCCGGGCGGCGGTGGCGGTGGCCCAGGCCTCCGGCTACACCAATGCCGGGACGGTGGAGTTCCTGCTCGATCCCGTCTCCCGTGAGTTTCACTTCCTCGAGGTGAACACCCGGCTGCAGGTGGAGCATCCGGTGACCGAGATGATCACCGATATCGATCTCATCCTGGAGCAGGTCCGTGTTGCCGCCGGCGGCGGCCTGCAATTGACGCAGGATGAACTGAAATTTCACGGCCACGCCATCGAGTGC is from Candidatus Polarisedimenticolia bacterium and encodes:
- a CDS encoding biotin carboxylase N-terminal domain-containing protein — its product is MFRRLLIANRGEIAVRIARACREAGITAVVVHAKDDARSLHVRTADEAILLEGATPSETYLNLAAILDAARRARCDALHPGYGFLSENAELARAVRAEGIAFVGPKAETIRLMGDKVRAREAARSAGVPVMQGYDGGGSPADYQKEAAKIGFPVLVKAVGGGGGRGMRVAASKKELPEALEGARREASGAFADPRVFLEKYLPSARHVEVQVLGDLEGRVISLFERDCSLQRRHQKIIEESPSPALDEELRGRICRAAVAVAQASGYTNAGTVEFLLDPVSREFHFLEVNTRLQVEHPVTEMITDIDLILEQVRVAAGGGLQLTQDELKFHGHAIEC